One Psychrobacillus glaciei genomic region harbors:
- the rpoD gene encoding RNA polymerase sigma factor RpoD, whose translation MADKSERTKETEIEVSLEEAKKQLIELGKKNGELTYHDIAEKLAHFELESDQIEEFIDHLEGKEIELSRKDGDEEDLDRLMKGKEETFDLNDLSVPPGVKINDPVRMYLKEIGRVDLLKASEEIALAERIEKGDEEARKRLAEANLRLVVSIAKRYVGRGMLFLDLIQEGNMGLIKAVEKFDHRKGFKFSTYATWWIRQAITRAIADQARTIRIPVHMVETINKLIRVQRQLLQDLGREPSPEEIGEEMDLPQEKVREILKIAQEPVSLETPIGEEDDSHLGDFIEDADAQSPSDHAAYELLKEQLEDVLDTLTDREENVLRLRFGLDDGRTRTLEEVGKVFGVTRERIRQIEAKALRKLRHPSRSKRLKDFLE comes from the coding sequence ATGGCGGACAAGTCCGAACGTACAAAAGAAACTGAAATCGAAGTATCATTAGAAGAAGCAAAAAAACAATTGATTGAACTAGGGAAAAAAAATGGTGAGTTAACTTACCATGATATAGCCGAAAAACTTGCTCATTTTGAGTTGGAGTCTGATCAGATAGAAGAGTTCATTGATCATTTGGAAGGCAAAGAAATTGAACTGAGCCGAAAAGATGGGGATGAAGAGGATTTAGATCGTTTAATGAAAGGGAAAGAAGAAACTTTTGATTTAAACGATTTAAGTGTACCACCAGGTGTTAAAATAAATGATCCAGTTCGTATGTACTTAAAAGAAATTGGTCGGGTTGACTTATTAAAAGCATCTGAAGAAATCGCACTAGCTGAACGTATTGAAAAAGGAGATGAAGAAGCTAGAAAACGTCTAGCGGAAGCAAACCTTCGATTAGTAGTGAGTATTGCGAAGCGTTATGTAGGACGAGGTATGTTGTTTTTAGATTTAATTCAAGAAGGAAATATGGGGCTTATTAAAGCTGTTGAAAAGTTTGACCATCGTAAAGGGTTTAAATTCAGTACGTACGCTACTTGGTGGATTAGACAAGCAATTACGCGTGCTATTGCGGATCAAGCGAGAACAATTCGTATTCCAGTGCATATGGTTGAAACAATCAATAAGTTAATAAGAGTTCAACGTCAATTGCTTCAAGATTTAGGCCGAGAACCATCTCCTGAGGAAATAGGAGAAGAGATGGACTTGCCGCAAGAAAAGGTTCGTGAAATTTTAAAAATTGCACAAGAGCCAGTTTCTTTGGAAACACCAATCGGAGAAGAGGATGATTCGCATTTAGGTGATTTTATCGAAGATGCAGATGCACAATCTCCATCCGACCATGCTGCGTATGAACTTTTAAAAGAGCAATTAGAAGACGTTTTGGATACCTTAACAGACCGTGAAGAAAATGTACTTCGTTTACGTTTTGGTTTAGATGATGGGCGTACAAGAACATTAGAAGAAGTGGGGAAAGTGTTCGGCGTAACCCGTGAACGTATTCGTCAAATCGAAGCGAAGGCACTTCGAAAACTTCGCCATCCATCTAGAAGTAAACGTTTAAAAGACTTTTTAGAATAA